The following proteins are co-located in the Silene latifolia isolate original U9 population chromosome 1, ASM4854445v1, whole genome shotgun sequence genome:
- the LOC141612469 gene encoding putative mitochondrial import inner membrane translocase subunit TIM21 isoform X4: MASRATRSILSRRNAHPLSISSFKRLISSSPPLSSAPPIASYVLMISEQLKKRLLDVSTRRYYGSGCGVVEETINKVKGQTYSLASVNSRFTHQLREKCRTYPHYSFYRSFASRSSSDRPGQKQTNDQKDISTVEDPFDSPTYHIPEKPVTYAEGGFYSVVIIAGLGVAAIAAYAVVKELLLEPKEYKIFNKALDRIQNDSQVRVRIGSPIKGYGQESRNRSARQRIPNRTWTDVDGVEHIQINFCIRGPHGNGNVFCEMFKDKVDKEWKYMALVVEIANPTQKQLILESYLPA, encoded by the exons ATGGCGTCAAGGGCAACACGGTCAATTCTCTCCCGTCGCAATGCTCATCCACTTTCTATCTCCTCCTTCAAACGCCTTATTTCCTCATCGCCTCCCCTTTCCAGCGCGCCGCCCATCGCCAG CTACGTTCTGATGATCAGTGAACAGTTAAAGAAGAGACTTCTTGATGTTTCCACTAGGAGATACTATGGATCCGGATGCGGTGTTGTTGAAGAAACCATAAATAAGGTTAAAG GTCAGACGTATTCATTGGCTTCAGTTAACTCTCGATTCACCCACCAGCTGAGGGAAAAATGTAGAACGTATCCGCATTATTCCTTTTACAGATCTTTTGCGTCCAGGTCTTCTTCAGATCGTCCTGGACAGAAACAGACAAAT GACCAAAAAGATATTTCTACAGTGGAGGATCCTTTTGATTCCCCTACATATCATATCCCAGAAAAGCCCGTCACTTATGCCGAGGGAGGCTTCTACAGTGTTGTGATTATTGCTGGCCTTGGAGTTGCCGCTATTGCAGCATATGCTGTTGTCAAAGAGCTGTTACTGGAACCAAAAGA gtatAAAATTTTTAACAAAGCATTGGACAGAATTCAAAATGATAGCCAG GTCAGAGTGAGGATCGGGTCACCTATCAAAGGGTATGGCCAGGAGTCAAGAAACCGATCTGCTCGCCAAAGAATACCAAATAGGACATGGACTGATGTAGATGGAGTGGAGCACATCCAG aTCAACTTTTGCATACGTGGCCCTCATGGAAACGGAAATGTCTTCTGTGAGATGTTCAAAGATAAAGTGGACAAAGAATGGAAGTACATGGCTCTGGTTGTCGAAATCGCAAACCCTACTCAGAAGCAACTGATATTAGAATCATATCTTCCAGCTTGA
- the LOC141612469 gene encoding putative mitochondrial import inner membrane translocase subunit TIM21 isoform X2 encodes MASRATRSILSRRNAHPLSISSFKRLISSSPPLSSAPPIASEQLKKRLLDVSTRRYYGSGCGVVEETINKVKGQTYSLASVNSRFTHQLREKCRTYPHYSFYRSFASRSSSDRPGQKQTNDQKDISTVEDPFDSPTYHIPEKPVTYAEGGFYSVVIIAGLGVAAIAAYAVVKELLLEPKEYKIFNKALDRIQNDSQVRVRIGSPIKGYGQESRNRSARQRIPNRTWTDVDGVEHIQINFCIRGPHGNGNVFCEMFKDKVDKEWKYMALVVEIANPTQKQLILESYLPA; translated from the exons ATGGCGTCAAGGGCAACACGGTCAATTCTCTCCCGTCGCAATGCTCATCCACTTTCTATCTCCTCCTTCAAACGCCTTATTTCCTCATCGCCTCCCCTTTCCAGCGCGCCGCCCATCGCCAG TGAACAGTTAAAGAAGAGACTTCTTGATGTTTCCACTAGGAGATACTATGGATCCGGATGCGGTGTTGTTGAAGAAACCATAAATAAGGTTAAAG GTCAGACGTATTCATTGGCTTCAGTTAACTCTCGATTCACCCACCAGCTGAGGGAAAAATGTAGAACGTATCCGCATTATTCCTTTTACAGATCTTTTGCGTCCAGGTCTTCTTCAGATCGTCCTGGACAGAAACAGACAAAT GACCAAAAAGATATTTCTACAGTGGAGGATCCTTTTGATTCCCCTACATATCATATCCCAGAAAAGCCCGTCACTTATGCCGAGGGAGGCTTCTACAGTGTTGTGATTATTGCTGGCCTTGGAGTTGCCGCTATTGCAGCATATGCTGTTGTCAAAGAGCTGTTACTGGAACCAAAAGA gtatAAAATTTTTAACAAAGCATTGGACAGAATTCAAAATGATAGCCAG GTCAGAGTGAGGATCGGGTCACCTATCAAAGGGTATGGCCAGGAGTCAAGAAACCGATCTGCTCGCCAAAGAATACCAAATAGGACATGGACTGATGTAGATGGAGTGGAGCACATCCAG aTCAACTTTTGCATACGTGGCCCTCATGGAAACGGAAATGTCTTCTGTGAGATGTTCAAAGATAAAGTGGACAAAGAATGGAAGTACATGGCTCTGGTTGTCGAAATCGCAAACCCTACTCAGAAGCAACTGATATTAGAATCATATCTTCCAGCTTGA
- the LOC141612469 gene encoding putative mitochondrial import inner membrane translocase subunit TIM21 isoform X1, with the protein MASRATRSILSRRNAHPLSISSFKRLISSSPPLSSAPPIASYVLMISEQLKKRLLDVSTRRYYGSGCGVVEETINKTYSLASVNSRFTHQLREKCRTYPHYSFYRSFASRSSSDRPGQKQTNDQKDISTVEDPFDSPTYHIPEKPVTYAEGGFYSVVIIAGLGVAAIAAYAVVKELLLEPKEYKIFNKALDRIQNDSQVRVRIGSPIKGYGQESRNRSARQRIPNRTWTDVDGVEHIQINFCIRGPHGNGNVFCEMFKDKVDKEWKYMALVVEIANPTQKQLILESYLPA; encoded by the exons ATGGCGTCAAGGGCAACACGGTCAATTCTCTCCCGTCGCAATGCTCATCCACTTTCTATCTCCTCCTTCAAACGCCTTATTTCCTCATCGCCTCCCCTTTCCAGCGCGCCGCCCATCGCCAG CTACGTTCTGATGATCAGTGAACAGTTAAAGAAGAGACTTCTTGATGTTTCCACTAGGAGATACTATGGATCCGGATGCGGTGTTGTTGAAGAAACCATAAATAAG ACGTATTCATTGGCTTCAGTTAACTCTCGATTCACCCACCAGCTGAGGGAAAAATGTAGAACGTATCCGCATTATTCCTTTTACAGATCTTTTGCGTCCAGGTCTTCTTCAGATCGTCCTGGACAGAAACAGACAAAT GACCAAAAAGATATTTCTACAGTGGAGGATCCTTTTGATTCCCCTACATATCATATCCCAGAAAAGCCCGTCACTTATGCCGAGGGAGGCTTCTACAGTGTTGTGATTATTGCTGGCCTTGGAGTTGCCGCTATTGCAGCATATGCTGTTGTCAAAGAGCTGTTACTGGAACCAAAAGA gtatAAAATTTTTAACAAAGCATTGGACAGAATTCAAAATGATAGCCAG GTCAGAGTGAGGATCGGGTCACCTATCAAAGGGTATGGCCAGGAGTCAAGAAACCGATCTGCTCGCCAAAGAATACCAAATAGGACATGGACTGATGTAGATGGAGTGGAGCACATCCAG aTCAACTTTTGCATACGTGGCCCTCATGGAAACGGAAATGTCTTCTGTGAGATGTTCAAAGATAAAGTGGACAAAGAATGGAAGTACATGGCTCTGGTTGTCGAAATCGCAAACCCTACTCAGAAGCAACTGATATTAGAATCATATCTTCCAGCTTGA
- the LOC141612469 gene encoding putative mitochondrial import inner membrane translocase subunit TIM21 isoform X3 codes for MASRATRSILSRRNAHPLSISSFKRLISSSPPLSSAPPIASEQLKKRLLDVSTRRYYGSGCGVVEETINKTYSLASVNSRFTHQLREKCRTYPHYSFYRSFASRSSSDRPGQKQTNDQKDISTVEDPFDSPTYHIPEKPVTYAEGGFYSVVIIAGLGVAAIAAYAVVKELLLEPKEYKIFNKALDRIQNDSQVRVRIGSPIKGYGQESRNRSARQRIPNRTWTDVDGVEHIQINFCIRGPHGNGNVFCEMFKDKVDKEWKYMALVVEIANPTQKQLILESYLPA; via the exons ATGGCGTCAAGGGCAACACGGTCAATTCTCTCCCGTCGCAATGCTCATCCACTTTCTATCTCCTCCTTCAAACGCCTTATTTCCTCATCGCCTCCCCTTTCCAGCGCGCCGCCCATCGCCAG TGAACAGTTAAAGAAGAGACTTCTTGATGTTTCCACTAGGAGATACTATGGATCCGGATGCGGTGTTGTTGAAGAAACCATAAATAAG ACGTATTCATTGGCTTCAGTTAACTCTCGATTCACCCACCAGCTGAGGGAAAAATGTAGAACGTATCCGCATTATTCCTTTTACAGATCTTTTGCGTCCAGGTCTTCTTCAGATCGTCCTGGACAGAAACAGACAAAT GACCAAAAAGATATTTCTACAGTGGAGGATCCTTTTGATTCCCCTACATATCATATCCCAGAAAAGCCCGTCACTTATGCCGAGGGAGGCTTCTACAGTGTTGTGATTATTGCTGGCCTTGGAGTTGCCGCTATTGCAGCATATGCTGTTGTCAAAGAGCTGTTACTGGAACCAAAAGA gtatAAAATTTTTAACAAAGCATTGGACAGAATTCAAAATGATAGCCAG GTCAGAGTGAGGATCGGGTCACCTATCAAAGGGTATGGCCAGGAGTCAAGAAACCGATCTGCTCGCCAAAGAATACCAAATAGGACATGGACTGATGTAGATGGAGTGGAGCACATCCAG aTCAACTTTTGCATACGTGGCCCTCATGGAAACGGAAATGTCTTCTGTGAGATGTTCAAAGATAAAGTGGACAAAGAATGGAAGTACATGGCTCTGGTTGTCGAAATCGCAAACCCTACTCAGAAGCAACTGATATTAGAATCATATCTTCCAGCTTGA